One Acidobacteriota bacterium DNA window includes the following coding sequences:
- a CDS encoding S46 family peptidase: MIRKTLTITLLLFALVFSPFASFADEGMWLPDSLGKLPLAQLKKRGFELKPEDIYSTTQASLKDAVVQISIGGTGSFVSPEGLILTNHHVAFAAITRASTTEKDYINNGFLAKTRAEEIPAQGYTISILQDFKDVTADVLSAAKPEMTPEQRDAAMNAKKAEIAKTALNGRDKEGIRTQIVEATSGLQYFLYTYLTLRDIRVAYAPPKSIGYYGGDPDNFEWPRHCGDFTFLRAYVGPDGKPAGFGKDNVPFKPKRFLTVNATGIKEGDFAFVMGHPGATYRYRESYSLDYRQNIQLPDQIATFKKQIDALTKLGEKNPALKIRLADQIFGLSNSLKAYEGAVVGLKKMNLVARRRTEEEALKKWLDANPAAKAKYGNVLPQIEALYDDLKSFSAKQSAFGELFGSGDLVGAIDFAYQRALDKEKPAGEHNPQLSDAALPQITNQLSSGWGEREPEAEATALAEALEGLAELPANQKFEMAEKLFGNQTGEVRRKAETEFATKAIADTKFKSFDELKKLFAASAADIRATDDSLVKLVVAAADENAPYAKRLAKFNSEIVRLRPNYIAAMLEMKKTPYYPDANFTLRFTYGEIKGYRPRDAVTYDWQTSLTGVLEKDTGKEPFNVPSALKELAKKRDFGNYFEPRLNDVPVDFLSTTDITGGNSGSPIMNGRGEMIGLVFDGNYEGLGGDYAFDGNLNRTINVDIRYVLFLTEKLGGASYLFNEMQIKRGKAMVAGK; encoded by the coding sequence ATGATTCGCAAAACACTAACTATCACGTTGTTACTTTTTGCCCTGGTGTTTTCGCCCTTCGCTTCGTTTGCCGACGAAGGAATGTGGTTGCCGGATTCGCTGGGAAAACTGCCGCTTGCGCAATTGAAAAAGCGCGGCTTCGAGCTGAAACCTGAAGACATTTACAGCACGACACAAGCCAGCCTGAAAGACGCCGTCGTCCAAATCAGCATTGGCGGAACCGGTTCCTTCGTTTCGCCCGAAGGCTTGATCCTGACCAACCATCACGTTGCCTTTGCCGCCATCACGCGCGCCAGCACGACGGAAAAGGATTACATCAACAACGGCTTTCTGGCCAAAACGCGCGCCGAAGAAATTCCGGCGCAAGGCTACACGATTTCGATCCTGCAGGATTTCAAAGACGTGACCGCCGATGTGCTGTCCGCCGCCAAACCGGAAATGACGCCCGAACAGCGCGACGCCGCGATGAACGCCAAAAAAGCGGAAATCGCCAAAACAGCGCTCAATGGCCGCGATAAAGAAGGCATTCGCACGCAAATTGTCGAAGCCACCAGCGGGTTGCAATACTTCCTGTACACGTATCTGACCTTGCGCGACATTCGCGTGGCATACGCGCCGCCCAAATCCATTGGCTATTACGGCGGCGACCCGGACAATTTTGAATGGCCGCGCCATTGCGGCGATTTCACGTTTCTGCGCGCGTATGTCGGCCCGGACGGAAAACCCGCCGGTTTCGGCAAAGACAATGTGCCGTTCAAACCGAAACGTTTTTTGACCGTCAACGCCACCGGCATCAAGGAAGGCGATTTCGCCTTTGTTATGGGACATCCGGGCGCGACCTATCGGTACCGCGAATCCTATTCGCTGGATTATCGCCAAAACATCCAATTGCCCGACCAAATCGCGACCTTCAAAAAACAGATTGATGCTTTGACCAAGCTCGGCGAAAAAAATCCGGCGCTGAAAATCCGCTTGGCGGATCAAATCTTCGGCTTGAGCAATTCGCTCAAAGCGTATGAAGGCGCAGTCGTCGGCTTGAAAAAGATGAATCTGGTTGCGCGTCGTCGCACGGAAGAAGAAGCGCTGAAAAAATGGCTGGACGCCAACCCTGCCGCCAAAGCCAAATACGGCAACGTGTTGCCGCAAATCGAAGCGCTGTATGACGACCTGAAATCATTCTCCGCCAAACAGAGCGCTTTCGGTGAATTGTTCGGTTCGGGCGATTTGGTTGGCGCAATTGATTTCGCGTACCAGCGCGCGCTGGACAAGGAAAAGCCAGCAGGCGAACACAATCCGCAATTGAGCGATGCCGCATTGCCGCAAATCACCAACCAACTCAGCAGCGGCTGGGGTGAACGCGAACCGGAAGCCGAAGCCACTGCATTGGCCGAAGCTTTGGAAGGATTGGCAGAATTGCCAGCCAACCAAAAATTCGAGATGGCCGAAAAACTGTTCGGCAATCAAACCGGCGAAGTTCGCCGCAAAGCCGAAACTGAATTTGCCACCAAGGCCATCGCCGATACCAAATTCAAATCCTTCGACGAACTGAAGAAACTCTTCGCAGCTTCAGCGGCGGACATTCGCGCGACGGACGATTCGTTGGTCAAACTGGTCGTTGCGGCTGCGGACGAAAACGCTCCGTACGCCAAACGACTGGCGAAATTCAATAGCGAGATCGTTCGGCTACGTCCGAATTACATTGCCGCCATGCTGGAAATGAAAAAGACGCCATATTACCCGGACGCCAATTTCACGCTGCGGTTTACGTACGGTGAAATCAAAGGCTACAGACCGCGCGACGCTGTCACCTACGACTGGCAAACTTCGCTCACAGGCGTGCTTGAAAAAGACACCGGTAAAGAACCGTTCAATGTTCCTTCGGCACTTAAGGAATTGGCCAAGAAGCGTGATTTCGGCAATTACTTTGAACCGCGCTTGAACGACGTTCCTGTGGATTTCCTCTCCACGACGGATATTACCGGCGGTAATTCCGGTTCGCCGATTATGAACGGTCGCGGCGAAATGATCGGCCTGGTTTTCGATGGCAACTACGAAGGCCTGGGCGGCGATTACGCCTTTGACGGCAACCTGAATCGAACAATCAACGTGGACATTCGCTACGTGCTGTTTTTGACGGAGAAATTAGGCGGCGCAAGCTACCTGTTCAACGAAATGCAGATCAAACGCGGCAAAGCAATGGTCGCGGGCAAATAA
- the rhaM gene encoding L-rhamnose mutarotase, whose translation MRKAFVMQVFPDRHAEYERRHNPIWPELEAMLKAHGVHNYSIFLDEATSQLFGYAEIESEEQWAAIASTEICQRWWSYMRELMPSNPDNSPQSKQLREVFHLD comes from the coding sequence ATGAGGAAAGCATTTGTGATGCAGGTCTTCCCAGACCGGCACGCCGAATACGAGCGGCGGCACAATCCGATTTGGCCGGAACTCGAAGCGATGCTCAAAGCGCACGGCGTTCACAACTATTCAATCTTTCTGGATGAAGCGACAAGCCAGCTTTTCGGTTACGCCGAAATCGAAAGCGAAGAGCAATGGGCAGCCATCGCTTCGACTGAAATCTGCCAGCGCTGGTGGAGCTATATGCGCGAACTGATGCCTTCCAATCCCGATAACAGCCCGCAATCCAAGCAACTCCGCGAGGTTTTCCACCTGGATTAG
- a CDS encoding ABC transporter permease — MPSHATFKFPLARYTRELSAAAAFIVLLLAVGIVAPSFFSVANLRDLLISNAPVLIVAMGMTLVIIAGQIDISVGSQFAVCGITAGMLAKNLPMSAVLVLVIIAGCALGSINGWLVAKVKIPAIVVTLATLVAWRDGLRWATEGTWVQNLPANFQWFGFGQSAGQGLIILASLALLVAFAWALGNLPAGRAIYAVGSDTEAARLAGINPPRVTLSVFVLMGALVGLAALLNAIRFSSVPANAGIGLEMKAIAAVVVGGAAITGGRGTLLGTLIGVALLGTIGTALTFAGINPFWEKAIQGAIILAALGSDIAFGKLKHLRTVAAN, encoded by the coding sequence ATGCCATCACACGCAACTTTCAAATTTCCCCTCGCTCGATACACCCGCGAACTATCCGCTGCGGCAGCTTTTATCGTGTTGTTGTTGGCCGTTGGTATTGTTGCTCCGTCGTTTTTCAGTGTGGCAAACCTACGCGACTTACTGATCAGCAACGCGCCGGTGTTGATTGTCGCCATGGGGATGACGTTGGTGATTATCGCCGGGCAAATTGATATTTCCGTCGGCTCGCAATTCGCCGTGTGCGGCATTACCGCTGGAATGCTGGCCAAAAACTTGCCGATGTCAGCCGTCTTGGTACTGGTCATCATTGCGGGTTGCGCGCTCGGCTCGATCAATGGCTGGCTGGTAGCAAAAGTCAAAATTCCGGCCATCGTCGTTACGCTGGCGACACTGGTGGCCTGGCGTGATGGGTTGCGCTGGGCGACCGAAGGAACCTGGGTGCAAAACCTGCCTGCGAATTTTCAATGGTTCGGATTCGGCCAATCTGCCGGACAGGGATTGATCATTTTGGCTTCGCTGGCCTTACTGGTCGCATTCGCGTGGGCGCTTGGCAATCTGCCCGCTGGCCGGGCTATTTATGCTGTGGGATCTGACACAGAAGCAGCGCGGTTGGCGGGAATCAATCCTCCGCGTGTGACCCTGAGCGTATTTGTGTTGATGGGGGCGTTGGTGGGCTTGGCGGCGTTATTGAACGCCATCCGCTTTTCTTCTGTCCCCGCGAATGCCGGAATCGGACTCGAAATGAAAGCCATCGCTGCCGTCGTCGTCGGCGGCGCAGCCATCACGGGCGGACGAGGAACCTTGCTTGGAACGCTGATCGGCGTCGCGTTGCTGGGAACCATCGGAACGGCGCTGACCTTCGCAGGCATCAATCCGTTTTGGGAAAAAGCCATTCAAGGCGCAATCATTTTGGCAGCTCTGGGTTCGGACATTGCGTTTGGAAAACTCAAACACCTGCGAACCGTCGCCGCCAACTGA
- a CDS encoding MFS transporter yields the protein MNQRRLFIASCLALVVTAMIFALRGNVEDLVIADAVPGLIKDEAHGQYGWISTMAFFGFAASIFLASPMLDALGMRNLLYLAFGLHIAGVIGFVTAPNYNLMTYSMLLAGFGNGLVEAVINPLIATMYPNEKTHKLNVLHAWWPGGLIIGGLLGYFMSQAHVPWKYQLAIILIPTLAYGVMIFGQKFPPTERKAAGISTADMFKTVANPAFLLLLFCMMITASIELAPGQMVDSVLKTLAGMSGILILVYGSALMFVLRYFAGPIAHKLSPIGMMCVSVVLAACGLLLLSSVSSVAMAYVAATVFYVGVCFMWPTMLGVTSERFPQGGAFTMGLMGFAGQFALGLVIFKMGGVRDALRKSNGWSDTASDAIKIAASKAADSAAFRYVAIMAIVPFIVFGLWWLKDRAAGGYKAVRLSQSGD from the coding sequence ATGAACCAGCGCAGGCTTTTTATAGCCAGTTGTCTAGCTCTCGTTGTCACGGCCATGATTTTCGCGTTGCGTGGAAACGTCGAAGATCTAGTAATCGCAGATGCCGTGCCGGGCCTTATTAAAGATGAAGCCCATGGCCAATATGGCTGGATTTCAACGATGGCATTCTTTGGGTTTGCGGCTTCAATCTTCCTGGCTTCGCCGATGCTGGATGCATTAGGAATGCGGAACCTGTTGTACCTGGCGTTCGGGCTTCACATTGCAGGGGTGATCGGTTTTGTTACCGCTCCCAATTACAACTTGATGACGTACTCAATGTTGCTGGCCGGGTTTGGCAATGGTTTGGTCGAAGCGGTAATCAATCCGCTGATTGCCACGATGTATCCCAACGAAAAGACTCATAAGCTCAATGTGCTACATGCCTGGTGGCCGGGTGGACTGATCATCGGCGGGCTGCTTGGGTATTTTATGAGTCAGGCGCATGTGCCGTGGAAGTACCAACTGGCAATCATTTTGATCCCGACGCTGGCTTACGGCGTGATGATCTTCGGACAAAAATTTCCTCCGACCGAGCGCAAAGCCGCCGGCATTTCGACCGCCGATATGTTCAAAACCGTGGCTAATCCTGCGTTTCTGCTGCTGCTGTTTTGTATGATGATTACGGCTTCGATTGAATTGGCTCCGGGGCAGATGGTGGATTCCGTGTTAAAGACGCTGGCCGGAATGAGCGGAATTTTGATTCTGGTTTATGGCTCTGCGCTGATGTTTGTGCTGCGATATTTTGCCGGGCCGATTGCCCACAAACTGTCGCCCATTGGAATGATGTGTGTGTCCGTTGTCTTGGCGGCTTGTGGATTGCTGTTGCTGTCCAGTGTTTCCTCCGTGGCGATGGCTTATGTTGCTGCAACCGTTTTTTACGTCGGTGTTTGCTTCATGTGGCCGACAATGTTGGGCGTCACTTCCGAACGCTTTCCCCAAGGTGGCGCGTTCACAATGGGTTTGATGGGATTTGCCGGTCAGTTTGCACTCGGGTTGGTAATCTTCAAGATGGGAGGAGTTCGTGATGCCCTGCGCAAGTCCAACGGTTGGAGTGATACAGCAAGTGATGCCATAAAGATCGCCGCGAGCAAAGCGGCAGATTCAGCCGCCTTTCGATATGTGGCAATAATGGCGATTGTGCCGTTCATTGTGTTCGGGCTGTGGTGGTTGAAAGATCGAGCGGCGGGCGGATACAAGGCCGTGCGGTTGAGCCAAAGCGGCGATTAA
- a CDS encoding redoxin domain-containing protein, which translates to MPSYEADLSRFEGADTQVLGISIDSIPSHIAWAKSLGGISYPLLADFNPKGEVAKAYGAYRDADGIAERALFVVDKSGKIAFANIHDISKQPDNEIIHDVLRNLS; encoded by the coding sequence ATGCCTTCCTACGAAGCTGATTTGAGTCGTTTCGAGGGGGCTGATACCCAGGTTCTGGGTATCTCCATTGATTCCATTCCTTCCCATATTGCCTGGGCAAAGAGCTTGGGCGGAATTTCCTACCCTCTACTGGCCGATTTCAATCCAAAAGGTGAAGTTGCAAAGGCGTACGGCGCTTATCGTGATGCTGATGGCATTGCGGAACGGGCGCTGTTTGTTGTGGATAAAAGTGGCAAGATTGCCTTTGCCAATATCCATGACATCAGCAAACAACCGGACAATGAAATCATTCACGATGTGCTGCGGAATTTGTCGTAG
- a CDS encoding redoxin domain-containing protein, which translates to MSLQIGDMAPDFELKSHTGGTVQLSDFRGQKNVFIAFYPLDWTPV; encoded by the coding sequence ATGAGTCTTCAAATTGGAGATATGGCTCCTGATTTTGAGCTGAAGAGCCACACGGGTGGAACGGTCCAGCTCTCTGATTTCAGGGGCCAAAAGAACGTGTTTATCGCGTTCTATCCGCTTGATTGGACGCCTGTCTGA
- a CDS encoding sigma-70 family RNA polymerase sigma factor has product MATLTLSAGLRDAELEIDSPVLAVEPSGEVPVEKMDDHSLLAATLTGDEAAFKELVRRYQNQITNYVYRMLDDYDRAVDLAQETFLRVYTSAERYQATYSFSTYIYRIAHNLAISELRQRKRRKLMQFPMFFSDKDNDEVEIEIEDQRQVLADDSMIVAEQREAVSKAIASLPEKYRAALVLCDIEEKSYEEISEVLDLPVGTVKSRINRARNLLKDKLKDYI; this is encoded by the coding sequence ATGGCGACATTGACGCTGAGCGCCGGATTGAGAGATGCGGAGTTGGAGATTGATTCACCGGTGCTGGCGGTTGAGCCTTCAGGCGAAGTTCCCGTCGAAAAGATGGATGATCATTCGCTGCTCGCCGCAACGCTGACAGGTGATGAAGCTGCCTTCAAAGAATTAGTTCGGCGGTACCAAAATCAGATTACCAATTACGTTTACCGCATGCTGGACGATTACGACCGTGCGGTGGATTTGGCGCAGGAAACATTTCTAAGGGTTTACACCAGCGCTGAGCGGTACCAGGCAACATATAGTTTTTCAACATACATTTATCGCATTGCCCATAATTTGGCGATTAGCGAGCTGAGGCAACGGAAGCGCAGAAAGTTGATGCAGTTTCCGATGTTCTTTTCAGATAAAGATAACGACGAAGTCGAAATCGAGATTGAAGACCAGCGACAGGTTCTTGCAGATGATTCCATGATTGTTGCCGAGCAGCGTGAAGCGGTTTCAAAAGCAATTGCCAGCTTGCCCGAAAAATACAGAGCGGCGTTGGTTCTTTGCGACATTGAAGAAAAGAGTTACGAAGAAATTTCCGAAGTGCTTGACCTTCCTGTCGGCACAGTCAAATCGCGCATCAACCGAGCGCGAAACCTTTTGAAAGACAAGCTGAAAGATTACATCTAA
- a CDS encoding PDZ domain-containing protein yields MTLRILVVSFWILALLATAFAQTARRKTQTPRTRQTKQIQAPAEKTGNANPPVLRQNQPVGWVWVTQTIDLTQQFGSEENIFTFDGEPPPSLQQKRISLGLVIDDQGYIITRLIDVTPSNPPTELMVRASGGRPTKAKFIGMDTVTGFCVVKIEGEPLRQANFATLSTLPRKLNIKLYGFHPNQETRPERVGLSVTPRLNSFPGQIAIASGDFRFSTKNPLYYLTTPTLTPVQDCSLIFNGESVFGIALYDTGQEGKHLVYPISRVQAIAESVIKSNQSIAYGWLGANGQNFAPPIQTQTSNTRKPGEPGIIVTAIAPDSPADIAGVQPKDVLLSINDRRVETREQLASAIRQIPADSEITLRVRRGSEYKMLKAKLAPAPATDPEQQLFAFVRRLEMMKAELTSLPASDPKRQNLEARVNMMNSFVQAVTSPAPPDIRLRVLYGVEVQPLTGQLMNYFAVTNGLLVSSVAEKNKAARAGLQAGDIIIKVGEKQITDLPSLVNALDSSKDEMIEISVSRRREVVKLSLPR; encoded by the coding sequence ATGACACTGCGAATCCTGGTTGTTTCGTTTTGGATTCTCGCGCTACTTGCCACAGCATTTGCCCAAACCGCGCGGCGAAAAACTCAAACTCCACGAACTCGTCAAACTAAACAAATCCAAGCGCCTGCAGAAAAAACTGGCAATGCCAATCCCCCTGTATTGCGCCAAAACCAGCCCGTTGGTTGGGTTTGGGTGACCCAAACCATTGATCTGACTCAACAATTTGGCAGCGAAGAAAACATTTTCACCTTTGATGGGGAACCTCCTCCATCACTGCAACAAAAGCGCATTTCCCTGGGTTTGGTAATTGACGACCAAGGTTACATCATCACACGATTGATTGATGTCACTCCCAGCAATCCACCCACTGAACTGATGGTCAGAGCCTCAGGCGGACGCCCTACCAAGGCAAAATTTATCGGCATGGATACCGTGACGGGGTTTTGCGTCGTCAAAATCGAAGGCGAGCCATTGCGCCAGGCAAACTTTGCCACATTATCCACCCTGCCAAGGAAATTGAATATCAAGCTTTATGGGTTTCACCCCAATCAAGAAACCCGCCCCGAAAGGGTTGGGTTAAGTGTGACTCCGCGGTTGAATAGCTTTCCCGGACAAATTGCTATTGCCAGTGGAGATTTCCGATTTTCCACAAAAAATCCGCTTTATTACCTGACTACACCGACGCTGACGCCGGTTCAGGATTGCAGCCTCATTTTCAATGGCGAATCGGTTTTCGGCATTGCGCTGTATGACACCGGTCAGGAGGGCAAACATCTCGTTTACCCAATTTCTCGCGTGCAGGCGATTGCCGAATCGGTCATCAAATCGAATCAAAGCATCGCTTATGGCTGGCTGGGAGCAAACGGGCAAAATTTTGCACCGCCAATTCAAACTCAGACCAGCAACACACGAAAGCCGGGCGAGCCGGGAATTATTGTCACGGCGATTGCGCCGGACAGCCCTGCGGATATTGCGGGCGTTCAGCCTAAAGATGTGTTGCTGAGCATCAATGACCGCCGAGTGGAAACCCGTGAACAACTGGCTTCGGCGATTCGACAGATTCCGGCGGACAGCGAAATAACGTTGCGCGTCCGGCGCGGCAGTGAATACAAAATGCTTAAAGCCAAGCTTGCGCCTGCGCCTGCGACCGATCCTGAACAACAACTTTTCGCGTTTGTGCGCCGCCTGGAAATGATGAAGGCCGAATTGACATCGCTTCCTGCTTCAGACCCAAAGCGGCAAAATCTGGAGGCTCGCGTAAATATGATGAACAGCTTTGTTCAGGCTGTGACCTCGCCCGCGCCTCCGGACATTCGATTGCGCGTGCTTTATGGAGTTGAAGTGCAACCGTTGACAGGGCAATTGATGAATTACTTTGCTGTCACAAATGGTTTGTTGGTGTCCAGTGTCGCGGAGAAAAACAAAGCCGCGCGCGCCGGTTTACAGGCGGGCGACATCATCATCAAAGTCGGTGAAAAGCAAATTACCGATCTTCCCTCTTTGGTCAACGCACTGGATAGTTCAAAGGACGAAATGATTGAAATTTCCGTCTCCCGGCGGCGCGAAGTGGTGAAGCTTTCCCTTCCACGTTGA
- a CDS encoding thiamine phosphate synthase has product MNLPRNQPLLYLITNRQTFLRKAESDQSASQLQIETIRQAAAAGCQWIQIREKDLGARALAEFTRQSIAVARPHGVKVLVNDRLDVAMAAGADGVHLRVSSLPTKEVRRVVIEKGLQDFLIGVSTHSLSEAKAAEAGGANFIVCGPVYDTPSKREFGEPLGLELFAAICKAVNIPVLALGGINLSNFRDPLEAGAAGIAGIGLFSNPENLLPTVTMILSARTAHHFPAN; this is encoded by the coding sequence TTGAATCTGCCGCGCAACCAACCTCTGCTATATCTGATCACCAACCGCCAAACCTTCCTCCGCAAAGCTGAAAGCGATCAATCGGCCAGCCAATTACAGATTGAAACAATTCGGCAAGCCGCTGCTGCTGGCTGCCAATGGATCCAAATTCGGGAAAAAGATTTGGGTGCGCGGGCGCTGGCGGAATTTACCCGCCAATCCATTGCCGTCGCTCGCCCGCATGGAGTCAAAGTGCTTGTCAATGACCGTCTGGACGTGGCGATGGCCGCAGGTGCAGACGGTGTTCATTTGCGCGTGTCGTCGTTGCCAACGAAGGAAGTTCGGCGAGTTGTCATAGAAAAAGGCTTGCAGGATTTTTTGATCGGTGTTTCGACGCATTCGCTTTCGGAAGCCAAAGCCGCAGAAGCTGGCGGTGCGAATTTCATCGTTTGCGGCCCGGTGTATGACACGCCGTCAAAACGCGAATTTGGCGAACCGCTTGGCCTGGAATTATTTGCGGCAATCTGCAAGGCCGTCAACATCCCTGTTTTGGCGCTCGGCGGAATCAACTTGAGCAACTTTCGCGATCCACTCGAAGCCGGGGCCGCGGGCATTGCAGGAATCGGTTTGTTCAGTAACCCGGAAAACTTGCTGCCAACGGTTACGATGATCCTGTCGGCCAGAACCGCCCATCACTTTCCGGCAAACTGA
- a CDS encoding carbohydrate-binding family 9-like protein — MRIGNRKFLVWCGSVLVLIVGVGRLFESESSIQAKLAEPKSYTCHRSSSAINVDGRLEDAAWSKAGWTDAFVDIEGDAKPHPAYKTRVKMLWDDDYFYFAADLEEPHVWATLTKRDSVIFHDNDFEVFLDPEGDTLNYYELEINALNTVWDLQLDKPYRHGGKANNGWDATGLKTAVFVAGTINDPKDKDRGWAVEMALPWKDLTGSPHPLVAPKSGDRWRVNFSRVEWQHKIAEGKYQKVKGRREDNWVWSPQGEINMHIPEKWGFVQFAGK, encoded by the coding sequence ATGCGAATCGGCAATCGAAAATTTTTGGTTTGGTGCGGTTCTGTGTTGGTTTTGATCGTTGGCGTTGGGAGATTATTTGAGAGTGAATCGTCTATCCAAGCAAAACTGGCGGAGCCGAAAAGTTATACCTGTCACCGATCCAGTTCGGCAATCAACGTGGATGGGAGGCTGGAGGATGCCGCTTGGAGTAAGGCCGGTTGGACAGATGCGTTTGTGGATATTGAAGGCGACGCAAAACCCCACCCTGCATACAAAACGCGCGTCAAGATGCTGTGGGATGACGATTATTTTTACTTTGCCGCCGACCTGGAAGAGCCGCATGTTTGGGCGACATTGACCAAACGCGATTCCGTAATTTTTCACGACAATGATTTTGAAGTCTTCCTTGATCCCGAAGGCGACACGCTGAATTATTACGAATTGGAAATCAACGCGCTGAACACCGTTTGGGATTTGCAGCTTGATAAACCTTATCGCCACGGCGGAAAAGCCAATAACGGTTGGGATGCCACGGGATTGAAAACGGCGGTTTTTGTTGCCGGAACGATCAACGATCCAAAAGACAAAGATCGCGGTTGGGCGGTGGAAATGGCTTTGCCGTGGAAAGATTTGACCGGCAGCCCGCATCCACTGGTGGCGCCAAAAAGCGGAGACCGCTGGCGCGTGAATTTTTCCCGCGTCGAATGGCAGCACAAAATTGCCGAAGGCAAATATCAGAAAGTCAAAGGTCGCCGCGAAGACAATTGGGTTTGGTCACCTCAGGGCGAAATCAACATGCACATCCCTGAAAAATGGGGATTCGTTCAGTTTGCCGGAAAGTGA